The Primulina eburnea isolate SZY01 chromosome 6, ASM2296580v1, whole genome shotgun sequence genome contains a region encoding:
- the LOC140833678 gene encoding uncharacterized protein, with the protein MSGEYKCASLTLAPYFTAASQLLDDFEDVTFQHVPRQDNWEADELAQIASGLKMSPELTHKPLLIQKRNHPSIQQRGIQVDTFDIDVDLAGDWRDEIKDALKNPEQKLHYGLKMRILHYILMGDELYRKGDDGLLLRCLGFPESMRVMQQVHEGICGAHQ; encoded by the coding sequence ATGTCAGGAGAATATAAATGTGCGAGTTTGACATTGGCACCTTACTTCACTGCCGCTTCACAGCTTCTTGATGATTTTGAAGATGTGACATTCCAACATGTGCCAAGGCAAGACAATTGGGAAGCTGATGAATTAGCTCAAATTGCTTCTGGCTTAAAGATGTCGCCCGAGCTCACCCACAAACCCTTGTTGATACAAAAAAGAAACCATCCTTCCATTCAGCAGCGAGGAATACAAGTAGATACCTTTGACATTGATGTTGACCTCGCTGGGGATTGGAGGGATGAAATAAAAGATGCATTGAAGAATCCTGAGCAGAAGTTGCATTATGGTTTGAAGATGAGAATTCTGCATTATATCTTGATGGGAGATGAACTGTACAGGAAAGGGGACGATGGTTTATTGTTGCGGTGTTTGGGTTTCCCAGAATCCATGAGAGTTATGCAGCAAGTACATGAAGGGATATGTGGAGCACACCAGTAA
- the LOC140833302 gene encoding glutaredoxin-C11-like — protein MDRIRDLASQKAAVIFTKSSCCMCHSIKALFYDLGASPAIHEVDQDENGREMELALRVLGCNPIVPSVFIGGQLVGSTKDVISLHVDGSLKKMLINAKAIWF, from the coding sequence ATGGACAGAATAAGGGATTTAGCTTCCCAGAAAGCTGCAGTCATCTTCACGAAGAGCTCTTGTTGCATGTGTCACAGTATCAAAGCTTTGTTCTATGATCTAGGCGCGAGCCCAGCAATACACGAGGTCGATCAAGATGAAAACGGGAGGGAGATGGAGTTGGCCTTGAGAGTATTAGGCTGCAACCCAATTGTCCCTTCTGTATTTATTGGCGGACAATTGGTCGGTTCGACCAAAGATGTCATCTCCCTCCATGTTGATGGATCTCTAAAGAAAATGTTGATTAATGCTAAGGCCATCTGGTTTTAG